From the Selenomonadales bacterium genome, one window contains:
- a CDS encoding M23 family metallopeptidase: MRSFIAMAVPLGVAAFFLAGAVQVVMRRSPSNRPSLAAQALYLLGVCLVSNVAYPWWRTGLMIRVITVLVIGLAGLLSSYAALRGISSLTQLIPLRPVTWGFALLGVGLLLVGIAIVSWPIPSGVALALPVSDGTWYVAHGGPLNIINHHRSVIEQQFGLDLTRLPTSNWTAQAKGATPSAYPSWGSAVIAPIDGVVVSTVGGLPDMDVGVRDTQNPAGNCIVLKTSEGVHIVIAHLQQDSILVDAGQRVRQGDVLGKVGNSGQTTEPHIHIHAMTKCYC; this comes from the coding sequence ATGAGGTCATTCATTGCTATGGCAGTTCCGCTAGGAGTTGCTGCTTTCTTCCTTGCTGGGGCAGTACAGGTTGTGATGCGCCGTTCACCATCAAACCGCCCATCGCTTGCAGCGCAGGCCTTATATCTGTTAGGGGTCTGTTTGGTCTCCAATGTGGCCTACCCATGGTGGCGAACTGGTTTGATGATAAGGGTTATAACTGTTCTTGTTATCGGTCTTGCAGGGCTGTTAAGTAGCTATGCTGCTCTTCGAGGTATTTCTTCTCTAACACAGTTGATACCTTTGCGCCCTGTCACTTGGGGGTTTGCTTTGCTGGGGGTGGGCCTCCTTCTTGTGGGTATCGCAATAGTTTCGTGGCCAATCCCTTCAGGCGTAGCTCTGGCACTCCCAGTCAGCGACGGTACTTGGTATGTTGCCCATGGAGGGCCTCTTAACATTATCAACCATCACCGTTCTGTCATAGAGCAGCAATTTGGGCTTGATCTTACACGTTTACCCACTAGCAACTGGACTGCGCAAGCGAAAGGTGCCACACCTAGTGCATACCCATCATGGGGTTCAGCAGTCATTGCCCCTATAGACGGGGTAGTTGTTTCCACAGTAGGTGGACTGCCGGACATGGATGTGGGGGTAAGGGATACCCAAAATCCAGCAGGAAATTGTATTGTACTTAAGACTTCAGAAGGGGTACATATCGTCATTGCACACCTACAGCAAGATTCGATCCTTGTTGATGCAGGACAGCGAGTGCGCCAGGGAGACGTTTTAGGTAAAGTAGGTAATAGCGGTCAAACAACTGAGCCACACATTCACATTCATGCAATGACAAAGTGTTACTGCTAA
- a CDS encoding SdpI family protein, translating into MKKFFSQHSVDLYFVLAPTIFVLSLLYFMPAQVPGHMDLLGNINRWGGSRGGWLFVGFLFSYLTLVAWFAGKKFGGVVSIISSAAMLFLYLHWALMLLGIMYVTPGATNIYALEWDLGKRAVGTLVPIFTLYGMVIHKAKPNWLVGLRTSWTLKSEEVWVYTHRLSRLPFLIVGGCNYLILAIPPIPELVRLVLSFSVTLILFAYLLCKSYEKYQVVINRQPNG; encoded by the coding sequence ATGAAGAAGTTTTTTAGCCAACACTCTGTTGACCTGTATTTTGTCCTTGCGCCGACAATTTTCGTTTTGTCTCTACTCTATTTCATGCCCGCGCAAGTCCCAGGACATATGGATTTGCTGGGCAACATAAACAGATGGGGAGGGTCTAGAGGCGGGTGGCTGTTCGTAGGTTTTCTTTTCTCATATCTAACCCTGGTTGCCTGGTTTGCGGGCAAGAAATTTGGGGGCGTAGTCTCAATCATAAGCAGTGCCGCAATGCTATTCCTATATCTCCATTGGGCACTGATGCTGCTAGGTATAATGTACGTGACGCCTGGCGCCACGAATATCTACGCTCTTGAGTGGGATCTGGGTAAGAGAGCAGTGGGGACACTTGTGCCAATATTTACTCTGTATGGCATGGTTATTCACAAGGCAAAACCTAACTGGTTAGTTGGCTTGAGAACTAGTTGGACACTAAAGTCTGAAGAGGTGTGGGTCTACACCCACCGGTTATCCAGGCTTCCATTCCTTATAGTAGGCGGCTGCAATTATCTAATCCTCGCCATTCCTCCGATCCCTGAACTTGTCAGGCTGGTCCTGAGCTTTTCAGTGACGCTCATTCTATTCGCGTACCTGTTATGCAAGTCGTACGAGAAGTATCAGGTGGTCATAAACAGACAGCCCAACGGCTGA